Proteins encoded by one window of Nasonia vitripennis strain AsymCx chromosome 5, Nvit_psr_1.1, whole genome shotgun sequence:
- the LOC116417760 gene encoding atrial natriuretic peptide receptor 2-like: MVVSGLSERNGDEHSKEMALAILDAVKSITIIHKQDAQLSVQIGVHSGPVCADVVGQKMPHYCLFSDTVNRASRMESSGLPLKIHVSRATKDFLDKYGTFDLELRGDVELKGKGKVTIFWLTGCSEPDPRALTPKHRRHSTSLQECYVWTTFYKIVTNVMICAVAKAVINISPLLTLSLLVNK, encoded by the exons ATGGTGGTTTCGGGCTTGTCCGAACGCAACGGCGACGAGCACTCTAAAGAGATGGCCCTGGCTATCCTGGACGCAGTCAAATCGATCACGATAATACACAAACAGGACGCACAGCTGAGTGTGCAGATAGGCGTTCATAGTGGCCCTGTATGCGCGGATGTCGTCGGGCAGAAAATGCCACACTATTGTCTCTTTAGTGACACCGTCAACAGGGCCTCTAGAATGGAATCGTCCGGTTTAC CTTTAAAAATCCACGTGTCACGAGCAACAAAGGATTTCCTCGACAAGTACGGTACGTTCGATCTCGAGTTGAGAGGCGACGTTGAGCTCAAAGGCAAGGGCAAAGTGACGATTTTCTGGCTGACGGGTTGCTCGGAACCAGATCCACGAGCACTTACTCCCAAGCATCGGCGACACAGCACAAGCTTACAAGAGTGTTACGTCTGGActactttttataaaatagtcACGAACGTAATGATATGTGCAGTGGCAAAGGCTGTAATAAATATTAGTCCGCTCCTAACACTCTCACtgttagtaaataaatga
- the LOC100117354 gene encoding cysteine and histidine-rich protein 1 homolog has translation MCLIPFHTKKLFNDSQMKPYRTDEFVHKLFYETSRFTAFNNQWVVTARINNSQRDPTQSSQRDMTYQECLILKTKTTCPLSLHYVTLKGPFGDMKVQPKIHRFDFTDQDNESPYLLLDAAGCNRLLAAKATSFRPIMFFASK, from the exons ATGTGTTTGATCCCCTTTCAtacgaaaaaattatttaatg attCACAAATGAAGCCGTATCGCACAGATGAGTTTGTGCATAAGCTATTTTACGAAACTTCAcgatttacagctttcaaCAATCAGTGGGTTGTTACTGCACGAATAAATAACAGCCAACGAGATCCAACTCAAAGCTCACAACGTGATATGACTTATCAAGAATGC TTAATTctcaaaacaaaaactacaTGCCCACTTTCGCTTCATTATGTCACACTCAAAGGACCCTTTGGCGACATGAAGGTTCAGCCAAAAATTCACAGATTCGATTTCACTGATCAAGATAATGAAAGCCCTTACTTACTTTTAGATGCAGCTGGATGCAATAGACTACTGGCTGCAAAAGCCACCAGCTTTCG GCCTATAATGTTTTTCGCATCTAAGTAG